The Microbacterium trichothecenolyticum sequence ATCGAGCCGAAGATGACGAGCGTGCCGTTCTCGCTGAGCAGCGACAGCACCTGGCCCGCTGCGGGACCGCCGACCGAGTCGACGCCCGCGACGATACGAGCCCCCTCGGCGAGGGCGAGGGCCGTGTCGCGCCAGTCGTCGGCATCCGTCGACACGACGTTGTCGATGCCCTGTGAAGCCAGTTCCTCGACGGCGCTCTGGCGTCGCACGAGACCGATGACGTGGATGCCGCGGGCTCTCGCGATCTGCGCGACCATGCGCCCCACGGCCCCGTTGGCGGTGTTCTGCACGATCCAGTCGCCCGGCTTCAGGTCGAGCGAGTGCAGCAGGCTGATGGCGCTGAAGGGCATCGCGACGAGCTGCGCGGCGACCTCGTCGGGCAGGGCGTCGGAGACGGGGATGAGGCCGGCGGCCGGGGCGATGACGTACTCGGCCCACACGCCGAAGGTGCCACCGGTGGCGACGCGCTGGCCGATCTCGAGCGAGACGCCCTCGCCGACGGCATCCACCACGCCGACGGCTTCGGTGCCGGCGCGGGCGGGGAGCTCGGGCTTGAAGCCGTAGGTGCCGCGGATGGTCCACAGGTCGTGGTTGTGGATGGGCGAGAGGATCACGCGCAGGCGCACCTCGCCGGGGCCGGGGGCCGGGGTCTCGACCTCTTCGACGCCGAGGACGTCGGCCGGTTCGCCGAACTCGTGGTGGATGATCGCGCGCATGGTTCCTCCTGTGGTTATTTTGTAACGACCGGTCTAATATAAACCCGGGGCTGGTGAATGCAACCGGGAGGACCCTGAGCCTGTCGAAGGGTCCGGGAGGTGCTCATCCGCCCCGAAGGGGAGAGCGAACATGGGGAGAACAGCGAGCTTCGAACGCTCCGCCGTCGTCGACGCCGCGCGCGACGTGTTCTGGCGACGCGGATACGCCGAGGCGGGGATCACCGAGCTCGAAGAGGCCACCGGGCTCACGCGTTCGAGCATCTACAACGCCTTCGGCAGTAAGCGCGGCCTGTTCGATGCGGTGCTCGCCGCCTACCTCGACGACGTCGTGCGCACGCGCCTGCGTCCGCTGGGTGGGGGAGACCCCGGCGCGCTCGAGGCGTACGTCGCTGAGATGAGCGACGCCATCGCCGCGGACACCCCGCGCGCTCGGCTCGGATGCCTGCTGCTCAACGCCGGTTCGTCACC is a genomic window containing:
- a CDS encoding zinc-binding dehydrogenase encodes the protein MRAIIHHEFGEPADVLGVEEVETPAPGPGEVRLRVILSPIHNHDLWTIRGTYGFKPELPARAGTEAVGVVDAVGEGVSLEIGQRVATGGTFGVWAEYVIAPAAGLIPVSDALPDEVAAQLVAMPFSAISLLHSLDLKPGDWIVQNTANGAVGRMVAQIARARGIHVIGLVRRQSAVEELASQGIDNVVSTDADDWRDTALALAEGARIVAGVDSVGGPAAGQVLSLLSENGTLVIFGSMGAGKLELGAGDIIFRQATVKGFWGSVVSKTMDADTRGALFGELSRYLADGTVTLPVAATFGLDDVREAMVASDSPRVGKVLLRP
- a CDS encoding TetR/AcrR family transcriptional regulator, yielding MGRTASFERSAVVDAARDVFWRRGYAEAGITELEEATGLTRSSIYNAFGSKRGLFDAVLAAYLDDVVRTRLRPLGGGDPGALEAYVAEMSDAIAADTPRARLGCLLLNAGSSPLASDDAEVRTLVSDYAAEMRAAIRAAVADRRPDLAPDAVDALAAVCASLVVAGLTLARADRDAALATLASIPATLEAWGRGV